A section of the Chryseobacterium scophthalmum genome encodes:
- a CDS encoding aminotransferase class I/II-fold pyridoxal phosphate-dependent enzyme, which translates to MNHFNAANEIQDLQYFGEFGGVNPSISDSSTYTFLSAKTMFDTFEGNAEGCYLYSRHSSPMNLYLSEALAKMENTEAANVTASGMGAITSVLMQVCKSGDHIISSRTIYGGTYAFMKNFLPPFQIETSFVDINNFESIENAIKENTKIIYCESVSNPLLEVADLRKLSEICKRHNLKLIVDNTFSPLTISPTLLGADIVIHSLTKFINGSSDTVGGVYCGSQEFINDTKNVNNGACMLLGPTMDSFRSASILKNLRTLHIRMKQHSHNALFLAERFEEDGLKVSYPGLKSHKNHELMKSMMHEEYGFGGLLTLDAGTTDKANELMEMMQQENLGYLAVSLGFYKTLFSCSGSSTSSEIPEEEREAMGISDGLIRFSIGLDHDIERTYEKMKECMLKTGVLNHETISSIF; encoded by the coding sequence ATGAACCATTTCAATGCGGCTAATGAAATACAGGATCTTCAGTATTTCGGAGAATTTGGAGGCGTAAATCCTTCAATTTCTGACAGCTCAACCTATACTTTTCTTTCAGCGAAAACAATGTTTGATACCTTCGAAGGTAATGCAGAAGGTTGTTATCTATATTCAAGACATTCATCTCCGATGAATCTTTACCTTTCTGAGGCTTTGGCAAAAATGGAAAATACCGAAGCTGCCAATGTTACCGCTTCAGGAATGGGCGCGATTACTTCTGTTTTGATGCAGGTTTGCAAATCGGGTGACCATATTATTTCAAGCAGAACAATTTACGGCGGAACGTATGCTTTTATGAAAAATTTTCTGCCGCCTTTCCAAATTGAAACTTCATTTGTAGATATCAATAATTTTGAATCTATAGAAAATGCTATTAAAGAAAACACAAAGATTATATATTGCGAAAGTGTAAGCAACCCTCTTTTGGAAGTTGCCGACCTTAGAAAACTTTCGGAAATCTGCAAAAGGCATAACCTAAAACTTATTGTAGACAATACTTTTTCTCCACTTACCATCTCTCCTACTCTTTTGGGAGCAGATATTGTGATTCACAGTTTAACCAAATTCATCAACGGAAGCAGTGATACTGTGGGTGGAGTTTATTGTGGAAGTCAGGAATTTATTAATGACACCAAAAATGTAAACAACGGAGCATGTATGCTTTTAGGTCCTACAATGGACAGTTTCCGCTCGGCAAGTATTCTTAAAAATTTAAGAACGCTTCATATCAGAATGAAACAGCACAGTCACAACGCTTTATTTTTAGCTGAAAGATTTGAAGAAGACGGTTTAAAAGTTTCATATCCGGGTTTAAAATCTCATAAAAATCATGAATTAATGAAAAGCATGATGCATGAAGAATACGGATTTGGCGGATTACTGACTTTAGATGCAGGAACAACAGACAAAGCCAACGAATTGATGGAAATGATGCAGCAGGAAAATCTGGGTTATTTAGCGGTAAGTTTAGGCTTTTACAAAACATTATTCTCATGCTCTGGAAGCTCAACCTCATCGGAAATTCCTGAAGAGGAACGTGAAGCAATGGGAATTTCTGACGGATTAATAAGATTCTCAATCGGTCTCGATCACGATATCGAACGTACCTACGAAAAGATGAAAGAATGCATGCTCAAAACAGGCGTTCTAAACCATGAAACCATTTCATCCATATTTTAA
- a CDS encoding glycosyltransferase: MKPTISIVVAIFNRKDELFELLNSLNSQTDKDFEVIIVDDGSLIDLQPTIHQFEEILTIKYFKKTNSGPGLSRNYGAKRASNDWLVFVDSDVIVEKDYIENIKKDILTIPCDAFGGADKAHKGFNLMQKAISYSMTSVFTTGGIRGNKKAVSKFQPRSFNMGVKKEVFEKVGGFSEMRIGEDPDLSMTLWENGFTTAFFDTIAVYHKRRVDFGKFSKQVYQFGCARPILNQRHPNYVKISFAFPTLFLLGYVLGFIEYFILGKGFILSLFGLYTFMVLIHATIVTKNIAIGAMAVISTYIQMFSYGYGFLKSWTLLNVLKMKPEDAFPKHFHKV, from the coding sequence TTGAAACCTACTATTTCCATCGTTGTTGCTATTTTTAACCGAAAAGATGAACTTTTCGAGCTATTAAATTCACTCAATTCTCAGACTGATAAAGACTTTGAAGTGATTATTGTAGATGATGGTTCTTTGATTGATTTACAACCGACAATCCATCAATTCGAAGAAATTTTAACTATAAAATATTTCAAAAAAACCAATTCAGGACCTGGTTTATCGAGAAATTACGGCGCAAAAAGAGCTTCAAATGATTGGTTGGTCTTTGTAGACAGTGATGTGATTGTAGAGAAAGATTATATTGAAAATATTAAAAAAGATATTCTTACCATTCCTTGCGATGCTTTTGGTGGAGCCGATAAAGCACATAAAGGTTTTAATCTGATGCAGAAAGCGATTTCCTATTCTATGACTTCTGTTTTTACAACGGGCGGAATCAGAGGAAATAAAAAAGCGGTTTCAAAATTTCAGCCGAGAAGTTTCAATATGGGCGTAAAGAAAGAAGTTTTTGAAAAAGTAGGTGGTTTTTCTGAAATGAGAATTGGTGAAGATCCGGATCTTTCGATGACGCTTTGGGAAAATGGCTTTACCACTGCTTTTTTTGATACTATTGCAGTGTATCACAAACGAAGAGTAGACTTTGGAAAGTTTTCAAAACAGGTCTATCAGTTTGGTTGTGCAAGACCGATCCTTAATCAAAGACATCCTAATTACGTGAAAATTTCTTTCGCTTTTCCAACTTTGTTTTTGTTAGGTTACGTTTTAGGATTTATTGAATATTTTATTTTGGGAAAAGGTTTTATCCTTTCTCTTTTCGGATTGTACACTTTCATGGTTTTGATTCATGCTACTATTGTTACTAAAAATATTGCAATTGGCGCAATGGCGGTGATTTCAACGTATATTCAAATGTTTTCTTATGGATATGGTTTTTTAAAATCGTGGACTTTATTAAATGTTTTAAAGATGAAACCTGAAGATGCATTTCCTAAACATTTTCATAAAGTTTAA
- a CDS encoding alpha-ketoacid dehydrogenase subunit alpha/beta, which translates to MENTLHEKVSKDILLKAYNHMMLAKAMADIYEENRNVTKYVHSTSRGHEAIQLATAYQLKKEDWVSPYYRDESILLGIGFQPYQLMLQLLAKADDPFSGGRSYYSHPSSRDEDKPKIIHQSSATGMQTIPTAGVAQGIKYIQDFNLQQFENNPVVVCSLGDNSVTEGEVSEALQFAALHQLPIIFLVQDNEWGISVTKEEARTCDAYDFVAGFEGLGRMRVDGTNFVESFEVMKKAVDFVRAERKPLVVCAKTVLIGHHTSGVRREFYRDEEDLTKHRAKDPGEILRNQLLESGVDEELLKQITKKARLEAEEAFERAQKAEDPKPETVMQHIFAPTPITEEIGTREPEGGEKIVMVDAAIHAIQEIMWKHPEALLYGQDVGERIGGVFRETVTLGKKFGSKRVFNTAIQEAYIIGSTTGMSAVGLKPIVEVQFADYIYPGINQLITEISKSSYLSQGKFPVSNIIRVPIGAYGGGGPYHSGSVESILANIKGIKIAYPSNAADFKGLLKAAYYDPNPVVMLEHKGLYWSKVPGTEDAKTIEPAEDYILPFGKGKIVIEADDKEIKKGNTLVVITYGMGVYWAKEAVKNFGGKVEVIDLRTLIPLDEELVFERVKAHGKCIVLTEEQLNNSFAEAFAHRISKNCFKYLDAPVETMGSLDTPAVPINLILEKEMLPNAEKLTKKIDEMLKY; encoded by the coding sequence ATGGAAAATACACTTCACGAGAAAGTTTCAAAAGATATTTTGCTTAAAGCGTACAATCACATGATGCTTGCAAAAGCAATGGCAGATATTTATGAAGAGAACAGAAATGTTACTAAATATGTTCATAGCACATCAAGAGGTCATGAGGCTATTCAGTTGGCAACAGCTTACCAATTAAAAAAAGAAGACTGGGTTTCTCCTTATTATAGAGACGAAAGCATTCTTTTGGGAATAGGTTTTCAGCCTTACCAATTAATGTTACAATTATTAGCGAAAGCAGATGATCCTTTCTCTGGTGGTAGATCTTACTATTCTCACCCTTCTAGCAGAGATGAAGACAAACCAAAAATTATTCACCAAAGTTCAGCAACCGGAATGCAGACAATTCCGACTGCGGGTGTTGCACAGGGAATAAAATATATTCAGGATTTTAATTTACAGCAATTTGAAAACAACCCTGTAGTTGTTTGTAGTCTTGGAGACAATTCTGTGACTGAAGGTGAAGTAAGTGAAGCGTTGCAATTTGCAGCTTTACACCAGCTTCCTATTATTTTCTTGGTTCAGGATAATGAATGGGGAATTTCGGTTACCAAAGAAGAAGCAAGAACTTGTGATGCTTATGATTTCGTAGCAGGGTTTGAAGGTTTGGGAAGAATGCGAGTTGACGGAACCAATTTCGTTGAAAGCTTCGAAGTGATGAAAAAGGCTGTAGATTTTGTAAGAGCAGAAAGAAAACCTTTGGTTGTTTGTGCAAAAACAGTTTTGATTGGCCACCATACTTCCGGAGTGAGAAGAGAATTCTATAGAGATGAAGAAGATTTAACAAAACACAGAGCAAAAGATCCGGGAGAAATCCTGAGAAACCAATTGCTGGAATCTGGTGTTGATGAAGAATTATTAAAACAAATCACTAAAAAAGCTCGTCTTGAAGCTGAAGAAGCATTCGAAAGAGCTCAGAAAGCTGAAGACCCGAAGCCTGAAACAGTGATGCAACATATTTTCGCTCCGACTCCTATCACAGAAGAAATAGGAACTCGTGAACCGGAAGGCGGAGAAAAAATTGTAATGGTAGATGCTGCCATTCATGCTATTCAGGAAATTATGTGGAAACATCCGGAAGCATTGTTGTACGGACAGGATGTTGGTGAAAGAATTGGTGGGGTTTTCCGTGAAACGGTAACTTTAGGGAAGAAATTCGGAAGCAAAAGAGTTTTCAATACGGCAATTCAGGAAGCTTACATCATTGGTTCTACAACAGGAATGAGCGCAGTTGGTTTGAAACCGATTGTTGAAGTACAGTTTGCTGATTATATTTATCCGGGAATCAATCAGTTGATTACGGAAATTTCAAAATCTAGTTATTTAAGTCAGGGTAAATTCCCTGTAAGCAATATTATCCGTGTTCCGATCGGAGCTTACGGCGGTGGTGGACCTTACCATAGTGGAAGTGTAGAAAGTATTTTAGCGAATATTAAAGGAATTAAGATCGCTTATCCAAGCAACGCAGCAGATTTTAAAGGTTTACTAAAAGCTGCTTATTACGACCCGAATCCTGTTGTTATGTTAGAGCACAAAGGATTATACTGGAGCAAAGTTCCCGGAACCGAAGATGCAAAAACGATTGAACCCGCTGAAGACTATATTTTACCTTTTGGCAAAGGAAAAATAGTAATTGAAGCAGATGATAAAGAAATCAAAAAAGGAAATACTCTAGTGGTAATCACTTACGGAATGGGAGTTTATTGGGCAAAAGAAGCCGTGAAAAACTTTGGTGGAAAAGTGGAAGTAATTGATTTAAGAACCCTTATTCCATTGGATGAAGAATTGGTTTTTGAAAGAGTAAAAGCACACGGAAAATGTATCGTTTTAACGGAAGAACAGCTTAATAATTCTTTCGCTGAAGCCTTTGCACACCGTATTTCTAAAAACTGTTTCAAATATCTTGATGCGCCTGTAGAAACGATGGGATCGCTTGATACTCCTGCAGTTCCAATCAATTTAATTCTGGAAAAAGAAATGCTTCCAAATGCTGAAAAGCTTACGAAGAAAATTGATGAAATGCTGAAATATTAA
- a CDS encoding branched-chain amino acid ABC transporter substrate-binding protein, with protein sequence MPFDFLDGLAVLAEFLSFGSSSKSSSDSEKNTKSSKKSKYTTELWSGSFLVIASILYFIVLKDPFPEENYIQSVLICTLIGFAISFILFFSLYHLGLFYFKSLFKLILFSSSVILLVISFVLFMYYQSGIFL encoded by the coding sequence ATGCCTTTTGATTTTCTTGATGGTTTGGCAGTTCTTGCAGAATTTTTAAGTTTTGGATCTTCTTCAAAATCATCTTCGGATTCTGAAAAAAATACAAAGTCTTCAAAAAAATCAAAATACACAACAGAATTATGGAGTGGAAGCTTTCTTGTGATCGCTTCCATTCTTTATTTTATTGTTCTCAAAGATCCTTTTCCTGAAGAAAATTATATACAAAGTGTACTAATTTGTACTCTTATCGGTTTTGCTATTTCTTTCATTCTATTTTTCTCGCTTTATCATCTCGGACTTTTTTATTTTAAAAGTCTTTTTAAACTTATTCTTTTTAGCAGTTCGGTAATTTTGCTGGTGATTTCTTTTGTGCTTTTTATGTATTATCAATCAGGAATTTTCTTGTAG
- a CDS encoding LysR family transcriptional regulator, which translates to MSDFRLKVFLEVKKHLNFSKASEALFITQPAVSKHIKTLEDELGVQLFERTKQGVKLTLEGEKYSTFAEEIMNLYEEGKFVMNQVKNKYDGTLKIGASTTIAQYILPKILAQFASQYQGIEITLFNNNTEEIENLLIQKKIDLGFIEGISGKSQLKYAEIGKDELVCTVNANHPLAKRNSCSVHDILQFPWVFREQGSGSLDVLNVYLKQIGIHRKDIQTEAYLGSTESIKSYLKVSECIGFVSVYSITDEILAGKLKILDIDNLEMLRSFYSVELHGSLKNIPKLFLSFLNNNIK; encoded by the coding sequence ATGTCAGATTTCCGACTAAAAGTTTTTCTGGAAGTAAAAAAACATCTGAATTTCTCTAAAGCTTCCGAAGCTTTATTCATCACGCAACCTGCGGTGAGTAAACACATCAAAACTTTGGAAGATGAGTTGGGAGTTCAGCTTTTTGAACGAACCAAACAAGGCGTGAAGTTAACTTTGGAAGGCGAAAAATATTCGACTTTTGCAGAAGAGATTATGAATCTTTACGAAGAAGGAAAGTTCGTCATGAATCAGGTTAAAAACAAATATGATGGAACTCTCAAAATCGGAGCAAGTACAACCATTGCACAATATATTCTTCCAAAAATTCTGGCACAATTTGCTTCTCAATATCAAGGAATTGAGATTACTTTATTCAACAATAATACAGAAGAAATTGAAAATTTACTGATTCAGAAAAAAATTGATTTAGGATTTATCGAAGGAATTTCCGGAAAATCTCAGCTGAAATATGCCGAAATTGGAAAAGACGAATTGGTGTGTACTGTAAATGCAAATCATCCTTTAGCCAAAAGAAACAGTTGTTCTGTTCATGATATTTTGCAGTTTCCATGGGTTTTTCGGGAGCAAGGTTCCGGAAGTTTGGATGTTTTGAATGTTTATTTAAAACAAATTGGAATTCACAGAAAAGACATTCAAACAGAAGCCTATCTTGGAAGTACTGAAAGCATAAAATCGTATTTGAAAGTATCTGAGTGTATTGGTTTTGTTTCCGTTTATTCTATAACAGACGAAATTCTTGCCGGAAAACTGAAAATTTTAGATATCGACAACTTAGAAATGTTGCGCTCCTTCTATTCTGTAGAACTTCATGGTTCATTAAAAAATATTCCGAAACTGTTTTTAAGCTTTTTAAATAATAACATAAAGTAA
- a CDS encoding bestrophin family protein: MITTKYVNYRQVLNLSGFHLILIAVWCTLIAVLFHVFHWDWMIIPWVPVALIGTAEAFLVGFKNNQAYDRLWEARKIWGGIVNSSRSFASMVYAFDTNNENLGKFDIEDRKKKIVHRHIAWLYAFREQLLVPAEWEHIKVEEEHFKNIDHKRNRLIKAGFPDYGRTPIFLNKYLSEEEAELQNHYKNFATYLIAQQSKDVNELKNREAISEFNQIQLQDCLNEFYTLQGQAERIKKFPLPRQFASTAFVFNVIFIMLLPLGLVSEFAKLGDWGIWASIPFCITIGWIYIIMELVGDYSENPFEGLMFDIPMLAICRSIEVDLLQMGGDKDLPDAITSKNGVLV, translated from the coding sequence ATGATCACTACAAAATACGTCAATTACAGGCAGGTTCTTAACTTATCAGGATTCCATTTAATTTTAATTGCTGTTTGGTGTACTTTGATTGCTGTACTTTTTCACGTTTTTCATTGGGATTGGATGATTATTCCCTGGGTTCCGGTTGCGTTGATTGGTACCGCAGAAGCATTTTTGGTCGGTTTTAAAAATAATCAGGCATACGACAGGTTGTGGGAAGCCAGAAAAATTTGGGGCGGAATTGTCAATTCAAGCCGCTCGTTTGCATCTATGGTTTATGCTTTTGATACCAATAATGAAAATTTAGGAAAGTTTGATATTGAAGACCGCAAAAAAAAGATTGTTCACCGTCATATTGCGTGGTTATATGCTTTTCGTGAGCAGCTTTTGGTTCCTGCCGAATGGGAGCACATTAAAGTAGAAGAAGAGCATTTCAAAAACATAGATCACAAACGAAATCGTTTGATAAAAGCAGGTTTTCCGGATTACGGAAGAACTCCTATTTTCCTCAATAAATATTTATCTGAAGAAGAAGCCGAACTACAAAATCATTATAAAAACTTTGCAACTTACCTTATTGCTCAGCAATCGAAAGATGTGAATGAGCTGAAAAATAGGGAAGCCATTTCAGAATTCAACCAAATACAGTTACAAGATTGCCTTAATGAATTTTATACTTTGCAGGGACAAGCCGAGAGAATTAAAAAGTTCCCTTTGCCTAGACAGTTTGCGAGTACCGCTTTTGTTTTTAACGTCATTTTTATTATGTTGCTTCCTTTAGGTTTGGTGAGCGAATTTGCCAAGCTTGGAGATTGGGGAATTTGGGCTTCTATTCCTTTCTGTATTACGATTGGCTGGATTTATATTATTATGGAATTGGTGGGTGATTATTCTGAAAACCCTTTCGAAGGATTGATGTTTGATATTCCGATGCTTGCAATTTGCCGAAGTATAGAGGTTGACCTTTTACAAATGGGAGGTGACAAAGATTTACCAGATGCAATCACTTCTAAAAACGGAGTTTTAGTTTAA
- a CDS encoding Lrp/AsnC family transcriptional regulator, which translates to MTFDETDKKLLQYLQEDCKQTTKELSYKLGLSVTAVYERIRKLENSGVISKYVALVDKTKIDRKFLILCHVKLTQHKKEYVMQFEKEVMNLQEVTECFHVSGDYDYILKICLKDMDDYRNFMVTKLTTLQHIASTHSSFTISEVKNTTKIIL; encoded by the coding sequence ATGACTTTTGATGAAACTGATAAAAAACTGCTGCAATATTTACAGGAAGACTGCAAACAAACCACCAAAGAACTGTCTTACAAGCTTGGTCTTTCAGTAACTGCGGTCTATGAACGCATCAGAAAACTCGAAAATTCAGGTGTCATTTCCAAATATGTAGCTTTGGTAGACAAGACAAAAATTGACAGAAAATTTTTGATCTTATGTCATGTAAAATTGACTCAGCACAAAAAAGAATATGTGATGCAGTTTGAAAAAGAAGTAATGAATCTACAGGAAGTCACCGAATGTTTTCATGTAAGCGGAGATTACGATTATATTTTGAAAATCTGCCTGAAAGATATGGATGATTACAGAAATTTTATGGTGACCAAACTCACGACTTTGCAGCATATTGCAAGTACACACAGCTCTTTCACGATCTCTGAAGTGAAAAATACAACCAAAATTATTTTGTAG
- a CDS encoding DUF1622 domain-containing protein, producing the protein MEEIKIYIDYIARIIEVIGVLTIFAGAVIALIKYLFSIQSTNPRSYKILKQELGKAILLGLEILVAGDIIATVVTEPTIDRLLALGLIVLIRTFLSISIQVEVEGKFPWQKKEEI; encoded by the coding sequence ATGGAAGAAATTAAAATTTATATAGATTATATTGCCAGAATTATTGAAGTTATCGGGGTACTTACGATTTTCGCCGGAGCAGTAATCGCTTTAATAAAGTATTTATTTTCTATTCAAAGTACCAATCCCAGATCTTATAAAATACTAAAGCAAGAATTAGGAAAAGCAATTTTATTAGGTCTTGAGATTCTTGTTGCCGGAGATATTATCGCAACAGTAGTTACTGAACCGACGATTGATCGGCTTTTAGCTTTAGGATTAATTGTGCTCATCCGTACTTTTCTTAGCATTTCTATTCAGGTTGAAGTAGAGGGTAAATTTCCCTGGCAAAAAAAAGAAGAAATTTAA
- a CDS encoding class I SAM-dependent DNA methyltransferase: MEWFESWFDTPYYHLLYSNRDYTEAENFITKLTSELELSQSAKIIDLACGKGRHSVFLNKLGYDVLGLDLSRQSIEHNKQFENQSLIFDVHDMRNPIDYDPVDAVFNLFTSFGYFDNEEDDKKVFQSVCNALKKDGYFVLDYLNEEFVRNTLVPETVISREGIDFKISKKIEDRHIIKNIRFEADGKSHHFFEKVKLHTLETIKNYAEESGFERVKIWGDYQLNDFNKDVSPRCINLFKKK, from the coding sequence ATGGAATGGTTTGAATCTTGGTTTGATACCCCTTATTATCACTTATTATACAGCAACAGAGATTACACAGAAGCTGAAAATTTTATTACTAAGCTTACTTCAGAGCTAGAGCTTTCTCAATCAGCAAAAATCATTGATCTCGCTTGTGGAAAGGGAAGACACTCGGTTTTTCTTAATAAATTAGGTTACGATGTATTGGGACTTGATCTTTCCCGTCAAAGTATCGAACACAATAAACAGTTTGAAAACCAATCATTAATTTTTGATGTTCACGATATGCGAAATCCTATTGATTACGATCCTGTAGATGCGGTTTTTAATCTTTTTACAAGTTTCGGATATTTTGATAATGAAGAAGATGATAAAAAAGTTTTCCAATCGGTTTGCAATGCCTTGAAAAAAGACGGCTATTTTGTTTTAGATTATCTGAATGAAGAATTCGTACGAAACACTTTGGTTCCTGAAACAGTTATCAGCAGAGAAGGAATTGATTTTAAAATTTCTAAAAAAATCGAAGACAGACATATTATTAAAAATATAAGATTTGAAGCAGACGGAAAATCTCATCACTTTTTCGAAAAAGTAAAGCTTCATACTTTAGAAACCATTAAAAACTATGCTGAAGAAAGCGGTTTTGAGAGAGTTAAAATCTGGGGAGATTATCAGTTGAATGATTTCAATAAAGATGTTTCGCCACGTTGTATCAATTTATTTAAGAAAAAATAA
- a CDS encoding THUMP domain-containing class I SAM-dependent RNA methyltransferase, with amino-acid sequence MDTENLKIQIKTFFGLEPILAEEVKKLGGRNVELKNRAVNCEGDLGFLYKINYAARTALKVLVPIEEFKAYNESKYYDKLFKFEWDEFMDVNQTFAIDSTVNSERFSHSQFMTFKMKDAIVDYFQNKYGKRPSIETKSPDIKFHLHIDRELVTISLDSSGDALFKRGYRKEQGEAPINEVLASGMLQLAGWDGKGNFLDPMCGSGTLLIEAAMIAWDLPAQTFRKRFGFQNWKNYDADLFSKIKEVRINRVKEFTGKIVGYDIDGRMLDAADANIASAEMEDVIEVRRQDFFDSKKELFPLLMVFNPPYDERISINDDDFYKKIGDTFKTHYPNTLAWLISSDLEAVKKIGLRPSRKIKLFNGKLETRFLQYEMYEGTKKVHKLEENKK; translated from the coding sequence ATGGATACAGAAAATCTAAAAATTCAGATAAAAACATTCTTTGGTTTAGAACCAATTCTTGCTGAGGAAGTTAAAAAATTAGGTGGAAGAAATGTAGAACTTAAAAACCGTGCGGTAAACTGTGAAGGTGATTTAGGTTTTTTATATAAAATCAATTACGCTGCAAGAACTGCATTGAAAGTTTTGGTGCCGATTGAAGAGTTTAAAGCTTATAATGAAAGCAAATATTACGATAAACTTTTCAAATTTGAATGGGACGAATTTATGGATGTCAATCAGACTTTTGCCATCGATTCTACGGTGAACTCAGAAAGATTCAGTCATTCTCAGTTTATGACTTTCAAAATGAAAGATGCTATCGTAGATTATTTCCAAAATAAATATGGAAAAAGACCAAGTATTGAAACAAAATCTCCGGATATCAAATTTCATTTGCACATCGACAGAGAATTGGTGACCATTTCATTAGATTCTTCAGGTGATGCTTTATTTAAAAGAGGTTACAGAAAAGAGCAGGGTGAAGCTCCAATCAACGAAGTTTTGGCAAGCGGGATGCTGCAATTGGCAGGTTGGGACGGAAAAGGAAATTTCCTTGATCCAATGTGCGGTTCTGGAACGCTTTTAATTGAAGCGGCAATGATCGCTTGGGATCTTCCGGCGCAGACTTTCAGAAAAAGGTTTGGTTTCCAAAACTGGAAAAACTACGATGCCGATTTATTTTCAAAAATAAAAGAAGTAAGAATCAATCGTGTGAAAGAGTTTACAGGTAAAATTGTAGGATACGATATCGACGGAAGAATGCTGGATGCAGCTGATGCCAACATTGCATCTGCAGAAATGGAAGATGTAATCGAAGTAAGAAGACAAGATTTCTTTGATTCTAAAAAAGAATTATTTCCTTTGTTGATGGTTTTCAACCCGCCTTATGATGAGCGAATTTCTATTAATGATGATGATTTTTACAAAAAAATAGGAGATACTTTCAAAACACATTATCCAAATACTTTGGCTTGGTTGATTTCTTCAGACCTGGAAGCGGTAAAGAAAATCGGACTTCGACCTTCAAGAAAAATAAAACTTTTCAACGGAAAACTGGAAACCAGATTTTTACAGTATGAAATGTATGAAGGAACGAAAAAAGTTCATAAATTAGAAGAAAATAAAAAATAA
- a CDS encoding YeiH family protein, translated as MIQNISPSLRKFIFFFALFICLLPFIDAPLALVLGFLVSSIVPDSFKKYQGKLTHFLLQFSVVGLGFGMNIHEAMKAGKEGFVFTVASIFLTLTAGILIGNFLKIRKNTSTLISAGTAICGGSAIAAIAPVINADENETSVSLATIFALNSIALFLFPVLGHLLSMDQHQFGLWCAVAIHDTSSVVGASSKFGNEALKIATTVKLERALWIIPISLLFAFINKKNGTGKIKIPYFIFLFVLAIVASSYIPAVEAISEHIVFLAKKGLTFTLFLIGSNMSITALKAVGIKPLIQGVLLWALISVGSLLVILWI; from the coding sequence ATGATACAAAACATTTCACCTTCGCTCAGAAAATTTATTTTCTTCTTTGCTTTATTTATTTGCTTACTTCCATTTATAGATGCTCCTTTAGCATTGGTATTAGGATTTTTGGTTTCGTCAATTGTTCCGGATTCGTTTAAAAAATATCAGGGGAAACTCACTCATTTTCTATTGCAATTTTCTGTGGTTGGTTTAGGATTCGGAATGAATATCCACGAGGCAATGAAAGCCGGGAAAGAAGGATTCGTATTTACAGTAGCATCCATATTTCTCACATTAACTGCAGGAATTCTGATCGGAAATTTTTTGAAAATACGTAAAAATACCTCTACCCTAATTTCTGCAGGTACTGCAATTTGTGGAGGAAGTGCAATTGCTGCTATTGCTCCGGTTATAAACGCTGATGAAAATGAAACTTCAGTTTCTTTGGCAACTATTTTTGCGCTCAATTCGATTGCATTATTTCTATTTCCTGTTTTAGGACATCTTTTAAGCATGGATCAGCATCAATTCGGACTTTGGTGCGCTGTGGCGATACATGATACGAGTTCGGTTGTTGGTGCTTCTTCAAAATTTGGAAATGAAGCTCTTAAAATTGCAACGACGGTAAAATTAGAACGGGCACTTTGGATTATTCCTATAAGTTTGCTTTTTGCATTTATCAATAAAAAGAATGGAACCGGTAAAATAAAAATCCCCTATTTTATTTTTCTGTTTGTGTTAGCAATTGTAGCAAGCTCTTATATTCCAGCTGTGGAAGCTATTTCAGAACACATCGTTTTTCTTGCTAAAAAAGGTTTAACCTTTACTTTATTTCTTATTGGTTCAAACATGAGCATCACTGCTTTAAAAGCTGTTGGAATTAAACCATTAATTCAGGGTGTCTTGCTTTGGGCGCTTATTTCTGTGGGAAGTTTGTTGGTTATTTTGTGGATTTAA